One Streptomyces sp. R28 DNA window includes the following coding sequences:
- a CDS encoding STAS domain-containing protein, translating to MSLPQLTIYRHDRRDRALVTLAGEIDLESAPLVCAALARCLSDGIRFVDVDLTPVTFCDCSGLNVFLYAVQRTREAGGILRLHNPPPTMGRILDLTGSGFLLLGLPLGHLPPSPGDVPAPAAPALPQRSVPLVAVLSGDVR from the coding sequence ATGTCCCTCCCACAGCTCACCATCTACCGTCACGACCGTCGGGACCGGGCGCTGGTCACCCTGGCCGGTGAGATCGACCTGGAATCGGCGCCGCTGGTGTGCGCAGCGCTGGCGCGGTGCTTGAGCGACGGCATCCGCTTCGTCGATGTCGACCTCACCCCCGTGACCTTCTGCGACTGCAGCGGCCTCAATGTCTTCCTCTACGCCGTGCAGCGGACGAGGGAGGCCGGCGGGATCCTGCGACTGCACAACCCGCCACCGACAATGGGCCGAATCCTCGACCTCACCGGCTCGGGGTTCCTGCTTCTGGGCCTTCCGCTCGGGCATCTGCCACCGTCTCCCGGGGACGTCCCTGCCCCGGCTGCTCCAGCCCTGCCGCAGCGGAGTGTTCCGCTGGTGGCTGTCCTCTCGGGCGATGTGCGGTGA
- a CDS encoding ANTAR domain-containing protein — MRSDSRSARIQVLVAEQAARRGARVGVVDVCTAAVAALPVGGAGLSAMSKAAASHPLCSTDDISEQLEELQLTLGEGPCVDAFTQGSAVLTPDLLTGQLQDRWTVFADAALEAGARAVFALPLQIGAISPGVLDLYADVPTVLDAEELADALAFADLATLLLLDARIEEAGAPAGGPSPDRGFEDLGAYRAEIDQASGMLTVQLGVGIDEAFVRLRAHAYTQGRRLADVAADVVAHRLRFSPDAEPRQTDEET; from the coding sequence ATGAGGTCCGACAGCCGCTCGGCCCGCATCCAGGTGCTGGTCGCCGAGCAGGCGGCCCGACGCGGCGCCCGGGTCGGTGTGGTGGACGTGTGCACCGCGGCCGTGGCCGCCCTCCCGGTCGGCGGCGCCGGGCTGTCTGCCATGTCCAAGGCCGCGGCCAGCCATCCGCTGTGCAGCACCGACGACATCAGCGAGCAGCTGGAGGAGTTGCAGCTCACGCTCGGCGAGGGGCCTTGCGTGGACGCCTTCACACAGGGTTCCGCCGTCCTGACACCCGATCTGCTCACCGGCCAACTGCAGGACCGCTGGACCGTGTTCGCCGATGCGGCCCTGGAAGCCGGGGCACGCGCGGTGTTCGCGCTCCCCCTGCAGATCGGGGCGATCAGCCCGGGAGTCCTCGACCTGTACGCCGACGTGCCAACCGTCCTGGACGCGGAGGAGCTGGCCGACGCGCTGGCGTTCGCCGACCTTGCGACGCTGCTTCTCCTCGATGCACGGATCGAGGAGGCGGGCGCGCCGGCCGGCGGGCCGTCGCCGGACCGCGGCTTCGAGGACCTGGGCGCGTACCGGGCGGAGATCGACCAGGCCAGCGGGATGCTCACGGTTCAGCTCGGCGTCGGCATCGACGAAGCCTTCGTCAGACTCCGCGCCCACGCCTATACGCAGGGACGCCGGCTCGCCGACGTGGCCGCCGACGTGGTGGCCCACCGGCTCCGCTTCTCGCCGGACGCGGAACCCAGACAGACCGACGAGGAAACCTGA
- a CDS encoding sugar ABC transporter substrate-binding protein, with the protein MLTSLVLGAAACAGKEQDTTITVASVDFTRDMKKLVDDFQRIHPHTRVKFDFLPESVLRNRLSKGIANEDGAYDVVSIGPWEAPIWASRGWLTRLDVLASQGDYDVQDFVPVVRTALSYRGGLYAVPYYGESSFLMYRKDLFAKAGLTMPERPTWQQVAELAAELDDPRHGTAGICLRGGPVWLDLLPLNTVILTFGGRWFDERWNPQLTSPETKRAVQFYVDLVRSSGESRASEAGPAQCQAAMQRGKAAMMYDATFFAGRLENPKTSKVVGKLGYAPAPVMRTDSSGWLWTWALAIPITSKHPQAAWDFVSWATSKRYVKLYGERLGWVAVPPGSRLSTYRLPPYKKAAKAFLRPTLNALNAVNLTRPGLHKQPWTGTSYVGIPEYAGLGGRVAKEISAAIAGRQSVDEALAKAQLFANDVVEGGGYRD; encoded by the coding sequence TTGCTCACCTCACTCGTGCTTGGCGCTGCCGCGTGCGCCGGGAAAGAGCAGGACACGACCATCACGGTGGCGTCCGTCGACTTCACGCGGGACATGAAGAAACTCGTCGACGATTTCCAGCGCATCCATCCACACACCCGCGTGAAGTTCGATTTTCTCCCCGAGAGTGTGCTGCGGAACCGGCTGTCCAAGGGCATCGCCAACGAGGACGGCGCCTACGATGTCGTCTCCATCGGCCCGTGGGAGGCGCCGATATGGGCGTCGCGAGGATGGCTCACCCGACTCGACGTCCTGGCGAGCCAGGGCGACTACGACGTACAGGATTTCGTTCCTGTGGTGCGCACGGCGCTGTCGTACCGGGGCGGCCTGTACGCGGTGCCGTACTACGGGGAGTCGTCCTTCCTGATGTACCGCAAGGACCTGTTCGCCAAGGCCGGGCTGACCATGCCGGAACGCCCGACCTGGCAGCAGGTTGCCGAGCTGGCGGCCGAGCTCGACGATCCGCGACACGGCACCGCCGGAATCTGCCTGCGCGGAGGTCCCGTCTGGCTGGACCTGTTGCCTCTCAACACCGTGATCCTGACCTTCGGAGGCCGTTGGTTCGACGAGAGATGGAACCCCCAACTCACCTCCCCCGAAACCAAGCGGGCGGTGCAGTTCTACGTGGACCTGGTCCGCAGCTCCGGCGAGTCCCGGGCCTCCGAAGCCGGGCCCGCCCAGTGCCAGGCGGCGATGCAGCGGGGCAAGGCGGCCATGATGTATGACGCCACCTTCTTTGCCGGCCGTCTCGAGAATCCCAAGACCAGCAAGGTCGTCGGCAAGCTCGGCTACGCCCCGGCGCCGGTGATGCGCACGGACAGCTCCGGATGGCTGTGGACCTGGGCGCTGGCGATCCCGATCACGTCCAAGCACCCGCAAGCCGCGTGGGACTTCGTCTCCTGGGCCACGTCGAAACGGTACGTGAAGCTCTACGGCGAAAGGCTCGGCTGGGTCGCAGTGCCACCCGGCAGCCGGCTGTCCACGTACCGGCTTCCTCCGTACAAGAAGGCCGCCAAGGCGTTTCTCCGACCGACGCTGAACGCGCTCAACGCCGTGAACCTCACGCGGCCCGGCCTGCACAAGCAGCCGTGGACGGGAACGTCGTACGTGGGTATCCCGGAGTACGCGGGTCTCGGCGGCCGGGTGGCCAAGGAGATCTCCGCGGCGATCGCCGGCCGTCAGTCGGTCGACGAGGCGCTGGCGAAGGCCCAACTCTTCGCGAACGACGTGGTCGAGGGTGGCGGCTACAGGGACTGA